A single Atopobiaceae bacterium DNA region contains:
- a CDS encoding DUF4012 domain-containing protein: protein MSKHGSHAAAPSHAANGSDWVPYGHAYTFTGSNSQKRAMRSHQRRHSSNHHGRRHRHVVAKVVACVLVALVVALGACGYLLYRSATTVKSDATAVMSNLSTFETAAVSGDSASAATAANTISTKAADMKQETSSPLWKAASYVPVYGSDVSATCDLVDVLDDVAQNALLPVSEQLPGLSLSKLIGDDGSIDVATLQSLATVLSDVSPVLTRDSAAVDALPETHVSQITSIVSKVKSAFSTASSAAEKANQIAPYLSSMLGGDGQDRTYLIIAQGNSEIRATGGFPGSWGTMTVSDGHITLGDFTTIAGARPDTADQPSLTDEEVSLFGVGTQQSPGSANFNPDFPRSAEIMSEFWQTEKGQQVDGIIAIDPVFLQSMLGLVGGVTAPDGTTVDGTNAAKVLLSTVYWDIPVADQDAYFASVADSAFSQFFSNIGKVKLTSLASLISDSASDHRLQVWMRDASEESAIDAMGMSGALSTDETTPVVGVYVNDDTWAKMCWYLGIDTKVGSSVHNADGSYTYKVTTTLSNSFTKDIAASAPEYVYGYSPLKRSKTDMITHLYLYAPAGGSITDVQVSGGWNLAEGSITGFDVWSGIVQTEGGESTTVSYSVTTSTQATQTLSVRTTPDCEAGW, encoded by the coding sequence ATGAGCAAGCACGGAAGTCACGCTGCGGCACCGTCGCATGCGGCCAACGGGTCTGATTGGGTGCCTTACGGGCACGCGTACACCTTCACCGGGTCGAACTCCCAGAAGCGTGCGATGAGGTCCCACCAGCGTCGCCACAGCTCCAACCACCACGGCCGTCGGCATAGGCATGTGGTCGCCAAGGTCGTGGCCTGCGTGCTGGTCGCCCTCGTGGTCGCCCTCGGTGCCTGCGGCTACCTGCTCTATCGCTCCGCCACCACGGTGAAGTCCGATGCCACGGCGGTCATGAGCAACCTGTCCACGTTCGAGACGGCGGCGGTCTCGGGGGACTCCGCCTCGGCCGCGACGGCAGCCAATACCATCAGCACCAAGGCCGCCGACATGAAGCAGGAGACCTCGAGCCCCCTGTGGAAGGCCGCCAGCTACGTCCCGGTCTACGGCTCCGACGTGTCCGCCACCTGCGACCTCGTGGACGTCCTCGACGACGTCGCGCAGAACGCGCTCCTTCCCGTCTCCGAGCAGCTGCCCGGCCTGTCACTCTCGAAGCTCATAGGCGATGATGGCTCCATCGACGTCGCCACCCTCCAGAGCCTGGCGACGGTGCTGAGCGACGTCTCGCCCGTCCTGACGCGTGACTCGGCTGCGGTGGACGCCCTCCCCGAGACCCATGTCTCGCAGATCACCTCGATCGTCTCGAAGGTGAAGAGCGCCTTCTCCACGGCCTCCTCCGCGGCCGAGAAGGCCAACCAGATAGCCCCCTACCTCTCGTCGATGCTCGGCGGTGACGGGCAGGACCGTACCTACCTCATCATCGCGCAGGGTAACTCCGAGATCCGTGCGACCGGCGGGTTCCCCGGCTCCTGGGGGACGATGACGGTCTCCGACGGCCACATCACCCTGGGCGACTTCACGACCATCGCCGGCGCCCGCCCCGATACGGCCGACCAGCCCTCGCTCACCGACGAGGAGGTCAGCCTCTTCGGCGTGGGCACCCAGCAGAGCCCCGGCAGCGCCAACTTCAACCCCGACTTCCCCCGCTCGGCCGAGATCATGAGCGAGTTCTGGCAGACCGAGAAGGGCCAGCAGGTCGACGGCATCATCGCGATCGACCCCGTCTTCCTCCAGAGCATGCTGGGCCTCGTGGGCGGCGTCACCGCCCCTGACGGCACCACGGTCGACGGCACGAACGCAGCCAAGGTGCTGCTCTCCACCGTCTACTGGGACATCCCGGTGGCCGACCAGGACGCCTACTTCGCCTCGGTCGCCGACTCGGCGTTCTCGCAGTTCTTCTCGAACATCGGCAAGGTCAAGCTCACCTCCCTGGCCTCCCTGATTAGCGACTCCGCCTCGGACCACCGTCTGCAGGTCTGGATGAGGGACGCCTCCGAGGAGTCCGCGATCGATGCTATGGGCATGTCGGGCGCGCTCTCGACCGACGAGACCACGCCGGTGGTCGGCGTCTACGTGAACGACGACACCTGGGCCAAGATGTGCTGGTACCTGGGCATCGACACCAAGGTCGGCTCCTCCGTGCACAATGCCGACGGGTCGTACACCTATAAGGTCACGACCACGCTCTCGAACTCGTTCACGAAGGACATTGCGGCAAGCGCGCCCGAATATGTCTATGGGTATTCGCCTCTCAAGCGCTCGAAGACGGACATGATCACACACCTGTACCTCTATGCGCCTGCCGGTGGCTCCATCACCGACGTTCAGGTGAGCGGCGGGTGGAACCTGGCCGAGGGGTCCATCACGGGATTCGACGTCTGGTCGGGCATCGTGCAGACCGAGGGCGGGGAGTCGACCACGGTGAGCTACAGCGTCACCACGTCGACGCAGGCCACGCAGACCCTGAGCGTCCGCACCACCCCCGACTGCGAGGCCGGCTGGTAG
- a CDS encoding phosphoesterase, whose amino-acid sequence MRDIHCHILPGVDDGARTMADSLAMLDAAKAAGVTSMVCTPHCRDPYFDYDAMWGAFDAFKAAAGGFPLRMGFEVNHRKLMELGMGWAERLHVDGSNDFLLELSVGASPSRFEVYERTIFELQGMGYDVIIAHPERYVAVQDDIEVARELVRMGCRLQASTDFIAGGRFGREKAPAKAMLDEGLYTFVASDAHMVRHYHYLEKVCRRYHVPAMDEPDDLFAGLDAAAGPSGSGDPVQGDGKTPGYRGKHFAR is encoded by the coding sequence GTGCGTGACATCCACTGCCATATCCTGCCTGGCGTCGACGACGGCGCCCGCACCATGGCCGACTCGCTCGCCATGCTCGACGCGGCCAAGGCCGCTGGCGTCACGAGCATGGTGTGCACGCCGCACTGCCGCGACCCCTACTTCGACTATGACGCCATGTGGGGCGCCTTCGACGCCTTCAAGGCGGCGGCGGGAGGGTTCCCCCTGCGCATGGGCTTCGAGGTAAACCATCGCAAGCTCATGGAGCTCGGGATGGGATGGGCCGAGCGGCTCCATGTGGACGGCAGCAACGACTTCCTGCTCGAGCTCTCGGTGGGGGCGTCGCCCTCGCGCTTCGAGGTCTACGAGCGCACCATCTTCGAGCTTCAGGGCATGGGCTACGACGTGATCATCGCCCACCCGGAGCGCTATGTGGCCGTCCAGGATGACATCGAGGTCGCGCGGGAGCTCGTGCGCATGGGATGCAGGCTTCAGGCCTCCACGGACTTCATCGCCGGTGGCCGGTTCGGACGCGAGAAGGCCCCCGCCAAGGCCATGCTCGACGAGGGGCTCTATACCTTCGTGGCGAGCGATGCGCACATGGTGAGGCACTACCACTATCTCGAGAAGGTCTGCAGGCGCTACCATGTGCCAGCCATGGACGAGCCCGACGACCTGTTCGCCGGGCTCGACGCAGCGGCCGGGCCGTCCGGGTCAGGCGACCCCGTGCAGGGGGACGGCAAGACCCCGGGTTATAGGGGCAAGCACTTCGCCCGATGA
- a CDS encoding CpsD/CapB family tyrosine-protein kinase codes for MAKMKKAQDQALEVQNAAKTLLANIRFMSVDKPVRSIVMTSSVPNEGKTFVTVNLVQAIATSGKTVLLVEGDMRRRSCANSMGVHPKSGIYSVLSGQSSLESAVVRTPQKNFFFLDAEPHIPNPPDILSSKRFAELLQEALDSYEYVVFDTPPVGTFVDAAVLSHMCDATFLVVREDYTKKPDIAASAEQLVKAGGNLAGVVMNACESRGSEYYYEYYNDSDGSKRDVSPIAMPQEQPAPQPARSYSRPAPAPRRAVPAADSTAEYVLEANTAHKAAMASTPRVRTSQDPAPQPAAAPLAAPYARPKGGYAPSARNPYLSSSDDEDL; via the coding sequence ATGGCAAAGATGAAGAAGGCCCAGGACCAGGCCCTTGAGGTCCAGAACGCAGCCAAGACCCTCCTGGCCAACATCCGCTTCATGAGCGTCGACAAGCCGGTCCGTTCCATCGTCATGACGAGCTCCGTTCCCAACGAGGGCAAGACCTTCGTCACGGTCAACCTGGTCCAGGCCATCGCGACGTCGGGCAAGACGGTCCTGCTGGTCGAGGGCGACATGCGCAGGCGTTCCTGTGCCAACAGCATGGGCGTGCACCCCAAGTCCGGGATCTACTCCGTGCTCTCGGGCCAGAGCAGCCTGGAGAGTGCGGTCGTGAGGACGCCGCAGAAGAACTTCTTCTTCCTCGACGCCGAGCCTCACATCCCCAACCCGCCCGACATCCTCTCGTCCAAGCGCTTCGCGGAGCTCCTCCAGGAGGCCTTGGACTCCTATGAGTACGTGGTCTTTGATACGCCCCCGGTAGGCACCTTCGTTGATGCCGCCGTGCTCTCGCACATGTGCGACGCGACGTTCCTGGTGGTGCGCGAGGACTATACCAAGAAGCCTGATATCGCCGCCTCTGCCGAGCAGCTGGTGAAGGCTGGCGGCAACCTCGCCGGTGTGGTCATGAACGCCTGCGAGAGCAGGGGCTCCGAGTACTACTACGAGTACTACAACGATTCCGACGGATCCAAGAGGGACGTCTCGCCCATCGCCATGCCGCAGGAGCAGCCTGCCCCCCAGCCCGCACGGAGCTACTCGCGACCGGCCCCTGCGCCGCGTCGCGCGGTACCTGCAGCAGACTCGACGGCAGAGTACGTGCTCGAGGCCAACACGGCGCACAAGGCCGCGATGGCCTCGACGCCCCGGGTCCGCACCTCCCAGGACCCGGCACCCCAACCTGCCGCGGCTCCCTTGGCAGCCCCGTACGCCCGGCCGAAGGGCGGCTATGCGCCCTCCGCGAGGAACCCCTACCTCTCGTCATCGGATGACGAGGACCTGTAG
- a CDS encoding Wzz/FepE/Etk N-terminal domain-containing protein: MTLLELFHLLRKHLSFIVTLAVGAAVVVGIVSVFLPNQYTASTTVYVLSNSSSSSSSSNSTYTDLSASQMLSNDVVTIIKSSNVKKAVADSLGISNLSSYTLSVTSSTTTRVVSLSVTGPDAQVAADVANAYVSAASDVAKSAMGVEAINTIDAAQAPSSASGPNRLMYVLVGFVAGLLVAVAYVVLRDMLDTRARSGHEVEELLGVPVVGHFPLVDGR, from the coding sequence GTGACCCTTCTAGAGCTCTTCCATCTGCTTCGGAAGCACCTGAGCTTCATTGTGACCCTTGCGGTGGGTGCTGCCGTGGTCGTAGGGATCGTGAGCGTGTTTCTGCCCAACCAGTACACGGCATCCACCACGGTGTACGTGCTTTCGAACTCCTCGTCGTCCAGCAGCTCGTCCAACAGCACGTACACCGATCTCTCGGCCAGCCAGATGCTGAGCAACGACGTGGTCACCATCATCAAGAGCTCCAACGTGAAGAAGGCCGTCGCGGATTCGCTGGGCATCAGCAACCTCAGCTCGTACACGCTCTCGGTCACGAGCTCCACCACCACGCGCGTCGTCTCGCTCTCGGTCACGGGCCCTGACGCCCAGGTCGCGGCTGACGTGGCCAATGCCTACGTGAGTGCTGCCTCCGACGTCGCGAAGTCCGCGATGGGCGTCGAGGCCATCAACACCATCGATGCGGCCCAGGCTCCCAGTTCGGCGAGCGGCCCCAACCGCCTGATGTACGTGCTCGTGGGCTTCGTCGCCGGCCTGCTCGTCGCCGTGGCATATGTGGTGCTCCGCGACATGCTCGACACGCGTGCCCGCAGCGGCCACGAGGTCGAGGAGCTCCTCGGTGTCCCCGTGGTCGGCCACTTCCCGCTCGTGGATGGGAGATAG